The Corythoichthys intestinalis isolate RoL2023-P3 chromosome 1, ASM3026506v1, whole genome shotgun sequence genomic interval tgtcctcactaaacataAAGTTGTTCAGCTATACGAACATCaaacaattgtgctttttgaacctttgtccttcacttttgacaatttaaaAAGCTGTAACATGggtacatatgtacacttatgttcaaaacgacacgcattttaacaataaatcacttgacacaaaacaatgtaTTCGAACgttcatctagtctgatcaatatgtaagttTAGTAAATTAAATTAGccatgtaactccacaaactgtagctgtaaacttataaatgcatacacaaacatatattagctgaaacagcttacagccttatgtgggccaaaccggagagcagctgtcctttatccatgtcagaccagtctgctcctcagtcataaggcgacagtccagctagACCCAACTCTGCCTCCAGAGGGCAgtttatcctccatcattaaacaaaatacaatacttttggactttttggatagttattttgagttacCTAAAGGGTTCATTTCGATTTACGCGGAATTGGGTTTACGTCACCAGCGTAAGAACGGGACTCATTCGTAACCCGTGGGACTATCTGTATTCTCAAAAtcagctgacacggattttggtgcaaaaatatgcgatgggGACATCCTTAATTACAacgtgacgaggcttcaaagaggaCATGTGGGCGCGTACCTCAACCGTATAGGGTtaatactggtccttctcaaaaattggcatattgtgataaagttcattattttctgtaatgtacagataaacattagacttttatatattttagattcattacacacaactgaagcagTTCAagacttttattgttttaatattgatgattttggcaaaaaagtcaagaaaacccaaaaatccctatctaaaaaaaagatAGAATatgatgaaaaggtactctaaagaagctactaaccgaatcatctgaatcaacaaattaactcaaaacccctgcgaaagattcctgaggcttttaaaaactcccagcctggttcattactcaaaaccgcaatcatgggcaagactgccgacctgactgcttgtccagaaggccatcattgacacactcaagcaagaggctaagacacagaaagaaatttctgagcgaataggctgttcccagagtgctgtatcaaggcacctcagtgggaagtctgcgggaaggaaaaagtgtggcaggaaacactgcacgaccagaagaggtgaccgaaccctgagaaagattgtggagaagggccgattccagactttgggggacctgcagaaacagtggactgagtctggagtagaaacatccagagccaccatgcacaggcgtgtgatggaaatgggctacaggtgccgcattctccaggtcaagccacttttgaacccgaaacagcggcagaagcgcatgacctgggctacagagaagcagcactggactgttgctcagtggtccaaagttcttttttcagatgaaagcaaattttgcatgtcattcggaaatcaaggtgccagagtttgaagGAAGACTGGGAAGAAGGAAAtgtcaaaatgcctgaagtccagcgtcaagtacccacagtcagtggtgGTCTGGGGTGCCTTGTCAGCTGCTGGTTTTGGTCTACtcgactgtgttttatcaagggcagggtcaatgcagccagccatcaggagattttggagcacttcatgcttccatctgctgaaaagctttatggagatgaagatttcatttttcagcacgacctggcacctgctcacagtgccaaaaccactggtttactgaccatgtcaTTACTgttctcaattggcctgccaactctcctgacctgaaccccatagagaatctgtgggatatcgtgaagaggaagttgagagacaccagacccaacactggatgagcttatcgaagcatcctgggtctccataacacctcagcagtgccacaggctgattgcctccatgccacgccgcattgaagcagtcatttctgcaaaaggattcctgaccaagtattgagtgcatagctgatataattagtgctgcaacgattaatcgattaactcgagtattcgattagaaaaaaagattcaaattaaattttgctgcttcgagtattcggttaattaaagtggcgtggtaatggtttgttttcgaaagtgtttgcatttagtttcattgatttgggtggatacactgccctctagtctacctcattttacatggccaaatccagctgctccctgttaagaccaacataaactaggttaaaggtatatttagccaatttttgtgggaatgtgtttgaaccatttgttaagagcattgtaaaaaaaaaaaaaaaaaaaaagttagtattttatagcatttaagctagtggacttttgctatgtaagttagccaattgctcttttgttgtaaatatgtaaatccttattattatttttctttataccgtttgaggcccagctcaggtattttaattttttcatgtttatccaattactcgattattcgaactaactagttcatcgattaatcgactattaaaataatcgatagctgcagccctagtgtgttatcaagtgtaatgaaatttttaggtaagaaataagatttttttttttttataagatataaagtttttgagtgaaagcagtaaaaaagtttttttttttctagtcacttctgagatgcaattgttggctgttggttcaatattagattaaatgtcttgttttctcatgtatatttataattgctccttacctaaaagttttatccgattactcgattaatcaatagaattttcagtcgaatactcaattactaaaatattcgatagctgcagccctagatataattaattgatggtTGACTTTTCTTGTattgaaaaacactttttttgtattggtcggatgaaatatccaaattttttgagatagggattttttttttcttgactttttttgccaaaatcatcaacattaaaacaataataaaaggcttgaactacttcaattgtgtgtaatgaatctaaaatatatgaaagtctaatgtttatcagtacattacagaaaataatgaactttatcacaatatgctaattttttgagaaggactagtatattaacgtgatactttttaagtttttttttttttttctctctccctctctcgttTGGTAGCCGACGACACAGCAATCTCCGCTGGATGAGCAGGAGAAGCTTCTGGATGAAGCCGTGCAGGCGGTCAAGGTGCAGTCGTTCCAGATGAAGCGATGCCTGGTAGGCTCATGTTATCTCATCTTCTGTTGGGCTTTCCTTGACTGCGTCATTGCTTGCAGGACAAGAACAAGCTGATGGATGCGCTGAAGCATGCTTCCAACATGCTGGGAGAACTAAGGACCTCCATGTTGTCGCCCAAAAGCTACTATGAGCTGTGTATCCTCAATTTCAAGTGCTATGGCGCCCAAATATCCcagttcatttgaactgggaacgaTTGCTGCTtgcccttcccagttcaaaatgGATCATCGGACGTCCATGTGGTTGTTCCTTAGCTGACATGACGCGCAGACATGGCCATCTCGGACGAGCTGCACTACCTGGAGGTCTATCTGACGGACGAATTCGCCAAAGGCCGCAAGGTGGCCGACCTGTACGAGCTGGTCCAGTACGCGGGCAACATTATTCCCAGGCTGTGAGTTGAAAATAATAtcaggagcctttttttttttttttttagggaaaaTCATACTTACTTATGAcgtgaaaaatacacaaatatttaaaaagatATTTGAAATGGTAGAAAATGGCACATATATCCTCAATTCTTATACAAACTTCGAGAGGAAAAATGCAGAATATGTGACTAATCAATATTTCTAAGTAGCTAGTCCAAATTTTGTAAGcggcgttttgtttttgtgtttcctTTAGCTACCTGCTGATCACAGTGGGCGTGGTGTACGTACGCTCCTTCCCGCAGTCTCGCAAGGACATCCTGAAGGACCTGGTGGAGATGTGCCGTGGCGTGCAGCACCCTCTCAGAGGCCTTTTCCTCAGGAACTACTTGCTGCAGTGCACCCGCAACATCCTTCCCGACGACGGCGAGCAGACCGAGTGAGTCTCCCCGCCGCCAAAACGCCCCGGCGACttctccatttttaaattttttgcgTCCGGACAGAGGGTCGGAGGAGATGACGGGTGACATTAACGACTCGGTCGACTTTGTGCTGCTCAACTTTGCCGAGATGAACAAGCTGTGGGTGCGCATGCAGCATCAGGGCCACAGCCGAGACCGGGAGAAGCGCGAGAAGGAGCGGCAGGAGCTGCGCATCTTGGTGGGCACCAACCTGGTCCGCCTAAGCCAGCTGGAGGGCGTCAACGTGGACAAGTACAAGCAGGTCGGCCCGCCTTTGTCCTCCTTCGTATCGGTGTTGTTCTTTGTTTGCGCTGTAAAATTTTCCTTTGTGTTGCAACGTTTTTGTAGATGCTTTACTTTAAATTTGTAGTGTTGATGTCAcgcagaccccccccccccccaccccccatctTACCTTAGTACTTCATGTTTTATGACATTTCTTTGCACAGGTCGTGCTTCCCGGTGTGCTGGAACAAGTTGTCAACTGCCGAGACTCGCTGGCGCAGGAGTACCTGATGGAGTGCATCATCCAGGTAGAAGATGTGGCGTCCaattatccttctgctgtggaTTTGACGATGATAGGCATCCAATTTTGCTGTGAATTCTaatgtgtttatcactagtagacgtccaatccgtttgaagtgggagggaatgagttaattcgctgccatccctcccagttcaaaaggactgaacgtctatggccgtcaatggcagccaatgccaggcaatgagttgtttttggggcatttcacgtcagttcttgttgatttttggcattgacaggtaacttcctgttgtttttttgccgttgacgggtcactttttgttgagtttCAGGCGTTGATGGGTCACTTTCCATAGATTTTCTTCCCGGCATTGACGGGTCACTctccgtaattttttttttttttttttcttggcgtTGACGGtcacttcccgtcaatttttgtttttcgggcgttgactggtcacttcctgttagttttttTTCGGCGTTGatgggtcacttcccattggCTTTATTCGGGCATTGACGGGTCATTTCCCCTTGGATTTTTTTCGGGCGTTGACGGGTAAAttcccgttgatttttttttttttttttttttaccccggcGTTGAcagggtcacttcccattgattttttttttttttttttttttttctggcattgaagggtcatttgctgttgattttattTTCGGGCGttgactggtcacttcctgttggttttttttttggcgttgatgggtcacttcccattggCTTTTTTCGGGCATTGAAGGGTCATTTCCCCTTGGATTTTTTTCGGGCGTTGACGGGTAAAGtcccgttgatttttttttttttaccccggcgttgacaggtcacttcccattgatttttttttttttctggcattgaagggtcatttgctgttgattttattTTCGGGCTTTGACGGGTGGCTTCCCGTCGAGTTTTCGGGCATCGACGGGTGGCTTCCCGTCGAATTTTCGGGCGTCGACGGGTTGCTTCCTGTCGAGTTTTTGGGCATCCACATGTCATCTCCTGTTGAGTTTTTGGGCGTCCACATGTCATGTcaccttgatttttttttttggatgtcgACGGGTTGactactgttgttttttttcgggcGTCGATGGGTCGTCtactgttggtttttttttgggctTCGACAGgtggcttcctgttgatttcttttGGGCAGGGACGGGTCGCTTccccttgattttttttgtgcgtcGACCGGTCGCTTCCCGTCGTGTTTTCGGGCGTCGACCGGTCGCTTCCCGTCGTGTTTTCGGGCGTCGACCAGTCGCTTCCCGGCGAGTTTTCGGGCGTCGACGGGtggcttcctgttgagttttcgGGCATCGACGGGTGGCTTCCCGTCGAATTTTCGGGCGTCGACGGGTTGCTTCCTGTCGAGTTTTTGGGCATCCACATGTCATCTCCTGTTGAGTTTTTGGGCGTCCACATGTCATCTCCTGTTGAGTTTTCGCGCGTCGATGAGTcgcttcccgttgattttgggttactaaaaggaagtgacttaagaatgtccccaaattcaataggaattgactgaaaatcaactgaAAGTAACCTAGGAGCGATGGTTTGCAGTTCGAATGCCCTCAATTTAACTGGAAGTAAACCGTAAATGCCTCAAATTTAACAGTAGGagacaaaaaatcaacagaaaatcaaCTCGTTGCCCTGCATTTGCTGCCGCTGACGGCCttagacgtccgatccgtttgaagtgggagggatggcagcaaatgaattaGTTCCCTCCTGCTTCAAACGGAttagatgtctactagtgataaactcaatccAGTTCACAGCACAAGGAagaaaaaagcttgttttttctgGTATCGatcattgttgtatcgccataccgTGTGATCATCACTGTATTGTATTGTGAGCTCCCAAGAGGTTCCTATTCCTATTTAACACATGTGGCTTAGCCTCTCCTCTTCTTATCCTCCCGCCAGGTGTTCCCGGATGAGTTCCACTTGCAGACCCTCAACCCGTTCCTCCGCTCCTGCGCCGAACTCCATCAATACGTCAACGTCAAAAACATTATCATCGCCCTCATCGACAGGTCAGTTCTAAAAGACACTGATCGTGCCAAACAACTTGACGGAGAAAAACTTTCCTTTTTCAGACTGGCATTGTTCGCTCACCGAGAAGACGGACCCGGGATTCCGGCCGAGATCAAGCTTTTTGACATCTTCTCGCAGCAAGTGGCCACCGTGATACAGGTACTCAGTACACACGCAGTACACAGTAAACCTGAGAGCAAGTAGCAAAGCATAATTTATACATGAACCGTTGAGTCACCTAATAGCAATGATTGGTCAACTATCAAGTTAACACATTTTTGCTTTTGAATTTCAGTCGCGGCAGGACATGCCGTCTGAGGACGTGGTGTCCCTGCAGGTGTCCCTCATCAACCTGGCCATGAAGTGCTACCCTGACCGCGTGGACTACGTGGACAAAGTGCTGGAGAGCACGGTGGAGATCTTCAACAAGCTCAACCTAGAACAGTAGGTGACTCGCCGCCGCCTTCCCGAAGCGCGCGCTGAGACGCCGGCTGTTTCCTGTAGCATAGCCACGAGCAGCGCCGTCTCCAAGGAGCTGACGCGTCTGTTGAAAATCCCGGTGGACACGTACAACGACATTCTGACGGTGTTGCGGCTCAAGCACTTCCCGCCGCTCTTTGAGTACTTTGACTACGAGTCTCGCAAGAGCATGAGCTGCTACGTGCTCAGCAACACGCTAGAGTACAACACCACAATCGTGGCGCAAGAGCAGGTGAGATGGACATTttggacttttttgccaaagttGTAAGTCCTCACCCTCCCTCTTTTCCCGGCAGGTGGACTCCATCTTAAACCTAGTGTCCACGCTGATCCAGGACCAGCCTGACCAGCCGGCGGACGACCCGGACCCCGAGGACTTTGCCGAGGAGCAGAGCCTCGTGGGCCGCTTTATTCACCTGCTGCGCTCAGACGACCCCGACCAGCAGTACTTGGTGGGTTGCCGTCACGTACCTACGGAGCCATtgaagggacatcgacagaaacaaaataaatttaagcaatctggggCAATCTGGTGAAActttctggtaaacattagcgctatatagcatttaagcaggcagacttttgctatgcaagttagccagttgttgtaaatattatcatTTATAGCATTTTAGTTAGcaaacctttgctatgcaagttagcaaattttgtaaacattagcattatatagcatagaaagctagcggacttttactatgcaagttagccaattacaacaatgcaacaattggctaacttgcatagtaaaagtCCTCTAGTTTAATGCTATATAAGGCTAacgtttaccagatagtttctggtgacgagaaacaatctggtgcgcaccagactgcttaaatttattttatttctgtcgatgttgcTTAAAGGGCTCCGTACGTACCCGCTGATGGTGACCCCATTTTCAGgacttttttcagttttttttttttgctttccctCATTAGTCaagtgtttatttaaaaaaaataaaaaatgactgaCGGTAGAATGGGGTTTGCACATCTTAAGACATCGTAACCTTCTCTTGGATGGCTAAAGCTAAGCTAGCCTGGACCAGGAGATGTCTCATTTCCAACCGAACATAAACAACTCCTAAGGGGGAAAGTTTTCTGTCGCAATGATGGAAATCCGTCAACAGGGGGCACTGGTGGGTGGTCATGCGAGACAACAGGGGCCTGTGATTCACTTCACAAGCATCAGGGATTGTTATTGAATCTTgtcatatttttgtatattacGTTTAATGTGCTCTAAACAAatacaagaagaaaaaaaaaacaaacccagCAAAcccaatgcaaaaaaattcacaataaaaaaacttgaaaacgacaattatgaaaaatgaaaaaaatcacagaAAATGCGGGAAAATAAACTGACCTCAGGCAAAAACCCTgcgaaaacagcaaaaaaacacgCAAAAACAATAGATGCCAAACTGTAAATTACagaaaaaatggcaaaactgaaaaactaaaaaaaaaaaaaaaaacaaaaaaaaaatgtaataacccccaaaatggacaaaaatgacacttttttaatgttttcgtttaatcATTATGAGgcactcattcgctgccatggaCAGCCCTAGCTGTCCAATTCCtattgactgggagggggcaaATGGACAACAAAAACGCCAAactgcaaaataaaaaacataaagaaaaattggcaaaatagccaaaaaaatgcaacaacatttatttttagcAAAGctgaaaaaaacaccaaaaaaaacaaccccGACCAAAACAAAATGGTAATTTATTTGATCTTTTAGtcattatagggcactcattcgcTGAGGGTAAATGAACAACAAACGCCAAACTGcaaacccccccacacacacacaccaaaatccggaaaaaaaaaaaaaattctttgtttTAGTTGTTATACaccactcattggctgccatggacTGCACAAGTCGTCCAATCTATGTTGACTGGGAGGTGCAAATGaacacacattcattcattcattcgctacCACCCTCTCACTTCAAGCAAATTAGATgtatactagtgataaactcagtcctgttcacagcagaaagatgaaaattcaattcaattcaattttatttgtatagccctggatcacaacagcgTTGTCACaaggggctttgcagaggcaatatgatacacaatcagaaacagcaaatgaagcaagagatatcaataaataaattcaagtcctgggtttcccccatccttagaccctacatgtcggcaaggaaaaactccaaaaactccagagtcttcgggagaaaaatgagaaaccttggggagtaccacagtcaggagagatccaatcCCAGgatggatagacaggaagccccaggatcgctaatgggaattagcaggcgaaattacagtccgtaaagatgcagtggagtaaaggaacaagaagcggtccatctagccagatgagacgggggtagcaacgaggacgtccatcctgcttggggtccggacagtcagaaggctgcagctgaaaaatagcccctccccagaggggaggggggaaaggggacaccaggtgactagtgatgaagagactagacaactagatattaacactgGAAAATAGAGATAAAGTAAgagaagtggtaggtagagtgagaaaaaggagatagaactcaatggctgtacttcccccagctttatagcttctagtgcagcttagactaaactttgagtctactcagacttcaactagcctgaccataagctttgttgaataggaacgttttaatctagtcttaaatgtgcagactgtctcggcttctttaatattagctggaagctgattccataaaacgggcttggtggctaaaggctctagctccgacagtacttttagaaaccctgggaactaccagtagacctgcattctgagagcggagtgttctgttggggcggtatggaaaatggagcatcggtgagataagatagccccaacccattaatggtcttaaatgtaagaaggaggattttaaatttaattctaaactcgactggaagccagtgaagggcctggagcacaggggtgatgtgctctcttctattggttcctgttaaaagtcttgctgctgcgttttggacaagctgaagaccttttagagaacttttaggacaagctgcaagtagggagttacagtaatccaatctcgatgtaacgaacgcgtgaattaatttttc includes:
- the vps35 gene encoding vacuolar protein sorting-associated protein 35; this translates as MPTTQQSPLDEQEKLLDEAVQAVKVQSFQMKRCLDKNKLMDALKHASNMLGELRTSMLSPKSYYELYMAISDELHYLEVYLTDEFAKGRKVADLYELVQYAGNIIPRLYLLITVGVVYVRSFPQSRKDILKDLVEMCRGVQHPLRGLFLRNYLLQCTRNILPDDGEQTEGSEEMTGDINDSVDFVLLNFAEMNKLWVRMQHQGHSRDREKREKERQELRILVGTNLVRLSQLEGVNVDKYKQVVLPGVLEQVVNCRDSLAQEYLMECIIQVFPDEFHLQTLNPFLRSCAELHQYVNVKNIIIALIDRLALFAHREDGPGIPAEIKLFDIFSQQVATVIQSRQDMPSEDVVSLQVSLINLAMKCYPDRVDYVDKVLESTVEIFNKLNLEHIATSSAVSKELTRLLKIPVDTYNDILTVLRLKHFPPLFEYFDYESRKSMSCYVLSNTLEYNTTIVAQEQVDSILNLVSTLIQDQPDQPADDPDPEDFAEEQSLVGRFIHLLRSDDPDQQYLILNTARKHFGAGGNQRIRYTLPPLVFAAYQLAFRYKENSSLDDKWEKKCQKIFSFAHQTISALIKAELAELPLRLFLQGALAAGEIGFENHETVAYEFMSQAFSLYEDEIGDSKAQLAAITLIIGTFERTRCFGEENHEPLRTQCALAASKLLKKPDQCRAVSICAHLFWSGRSSDKNQQEIRDGKRVMECLKKALKIANQCMDPSLQVQLFIEILNRYVCFYERENDAVTVQVLNQLIQKIREDLPNLEAGEESEQINKHFQNTLEHLRLQREAPESEGPVYEGLVL